The DNA region TCCTGCAGGGCGAGGACCAGGGCCGAGTCGGGCAGCGCCCGGCGCAGCTCGCGCAGCAGCGCCTCGGCAGTCGGCCGGTCGAGCCCGGCGGTGGGTTCGTCGAGCAGCAGGATGCGTGGGCGGCGCAGGATCGCGCGGGCGATGGCGAGGCGGCGCCGCTGTCCTTGGGACAGGGCGCGGCCGGCGGGGCCGACCGGGGTGTCCAGGCGCAGGGCGTCGAGGCCGACCGTCGCCAGCGCGGCGCGCAGTCGCTCCGGGTTGGCGAGTGGTGCGGCCAGGCACAGGTTGGCCGATACGGTCGTGTCGGCGAGCCAGTCGTCGGCCTCGACCAGGGTGAGCACGTCGGCGACGGTCTCGGCGGGCAGGTCCGCGACGGGGGCGGCGCCCAGCCGTACCCGGCCGGAGGTGGTCGGCAGCCGTCCGGCCAACTGCCCGAGGAGGGTGGACTTCCCGCTGCCGTTGGGGCCGGTGACGACGACCAGCCGGGGAGCACGGACGGTGAACGAGAGTGGCCGCCCACCGTTGGCAGTGGGCAGGTCCACCGCGGCGAGCACCGGGCCGCCCCGCGTCGGCGCGGGCGGCTGCCGGGCGGCGGCGGTCGCGGCGAGCGGGCCCAGACGCGCAGCCGCGTCCTGGGCCTCGGCCAGCTCCTGGAGCGGCTGCGGAAGGCGCTCCAGCAGATCCCACACCGCCGCGAGCAGCAGCACCTCGCCGACGGCGTCGGCCACCGGCTGCGACCAGCCGTCTGCCTGCAGCGCGAGCAGCAGGGCGAGACCCTGGCCGAGGGCGGCGAGCAGCCGCAGGCCCAGGCGGCCCACTCGCTGCTCGGCCGCCGCGGCGGCGGCCGCCGCCTCCTCGCGTTCCAGCGCCGTCGAGACGACACCCCGGACCTGCGGCATCGCGTCCAGGCAGCGCAGTTCGTTGAAGGCGGCCCGGGCGGCGATCAGGTCCGTCCGTGCGT from Kitasatospora cathayae includes:
- a CDS encoding ATP-binding cassette domain-containing protein, yielding MNAWKLLRHSTPRRDLAVGIALAAAAELSATALLGLSGWFLTTCALVTLLANTTWSWMYPSGTVRALALLRTSLRYLERLVSHRVVLATTVTLRSRLVRGASELSARQLRAQRDGTLLARLTTDVETVAGLPAQVVAPLAGCAVTAVLVEVLLLRASPTLGAAELGVFAGGTWWAIRTGRRARRHLASAAAARADARTDLIAARAAFNELRCLDAMPQVRGVVSTALEREEAAAAAAAAEQRVGRLGLRLLAALGQGLALLLALQADGWSQPVADAVGEVLLLAAVWDLLERLPQPLQELAEAQDAAARLGPLAATAAARQPPAPTRGGPVLAAVDLPTANGGRPLSFTVRAPRLVVVTGPNGSGKSTLLGQLAGRLPTTSGRVRLGAAPVADLPAETVADVLTLVEADDWLADTTVSANLCLAAPLANPERLRAALATVGLDALRLDTPVGPAGRALSQGQRRRLAIARAILRRPRILLLDEPTAGLDRPTAEALLRELRRALPDSALVLALQDQDVALLPWHPDVTVDLTGVASHQPACGTGGFPRGVRVVPGRAGAGRRSPG